In Cryptomeria japonica chromosome 10, Sugi_1.0, whole genome shotgun sequence, a genomic segment contains:
- the LOC131038559 gene encoding CASP-like protein 2BC2, whose protein sequence is MGGTTEFERKVRMERRLKTGEVVLRFVMVALAILSAERVATDTQTRSIFSINKRAKFTDMKALLFLVTINGIVAAYSFVQGLRCVISMYIGIPLINKPLAWLIFGFDQTIAYMSLAAAAAAAESAYLSKRGQKEFQWIQVCDLFGKFCTQVGEGLVTAFLVSLCLITVSGLSAYHLFRLYGSKGKSVQ, encoded by the exons ATGGGAGGAACGACAGAGTTTGAGAGGAAGGTGAGGATGGAGAGGAGACTGAAGACAGGGGAAGTAGTTTTGAGATTTGTAATGGTGGCTTTGGCCATTCTTTCTGCAGAGCGTGTGGCAACTGATACACAAACTCGAAGTATTTTTTCCATTAACAAAAGGGCCAAGTTCACCGACATGAAAGCTCTTCT GTTTCTTGTTACTATCAACGGAATTGTGGCGGCCTATTCTTTCGTTCAAGGGCTCAGATGTGTTATAAGTATGTACATTGGAATTCCTTTGATCAACAAGCCTCTAGCATGGCTGATTTTTGGTTTTGACCAG ACAATAGCCTACATGTCTCTTGCAGCAGCAGCAGCTGCTGCTGAGTCTGCATACCTGTCAAAAAGGGGCCAAAAAGAGTTTCAGTGGATCCAAGTCTGCGATTTGTTTGGCAAGTTCTGTACCCAAGTTGGAGAGGGGCTTGTCACTGCCTTTCTTGTGAGTCTATGTCTGATAACTGTTTCTGGATTATCTGCATATCATCTCTTCAGATTGTATGGTAGTAAAGGCAAAAGTGTTCAGTGA